From Corvus cornix cornix isolate S_Up_H32 chromosome 15, ASM73873v5, whole genome shotgun sequence, one genomic window encodes:
- the SFI1 gene encoding protein SFI1 homolog isoform X2 — protein sequence MAVGSCCRRVSLPPAARGTGVSPCERCDGYLARKFFCLWEKKTFAQVLPSKARCFYDQKILQKTFGEWREQWTVCRERKFSLRADNHYRHLLLKLIFKAWRAYVCQQQGKRSKYYIAESHAKKQAMLRTWQHWLVYVGVQRTKHGMQSVALAFRERSYLRISWAVWRRQHYQKCSGHKMNILALQHWAQGLQFRAWLQWQELYLYTQSDKQKDTRAVTHHQHWELRRCMGAWLGYLDLNRVKKRQNELAQEFCRSRTLRRCFSDWQQLWECRRRMHAHQRDLEKQAARIALWRVFAHWKHYVVLCVEEAQQCELAEKHYKCHLLELGFKGLQQNVLDTHLQQMRTNLSSRQHQVTVLQKYWNHWKSRLEEKEEEQQQALTSVAHARYRRVLMRQVFDTWLLKACKLQEYRMREKRAVLHFERQLLHCFWCCWCRRTTARLEEQEGLVRARDHYSNQLLLKAFSLWKQKTQARETERLKETEALKFHCSKCLQQTWNKWREYVGHQREKWRKLVQADLHYQHTLLGKTLASWKIYQENVQCILYQVTEKEKQHTRLLLRQVLCTWRENALALIHESKADEHYRRAILSKVLLQWRDTAWLGACHRHLKVTAVVEARKHLDIVYLQTLFLHWKELTRESLMLKAQHHRAAQHHQQHLLQKYLVKWKNYHQKCLGKKLLQRRGDELMTHRLGSASFSSWKARLLQQQWEKQKTVQALWHWSLSVQRKAFDAWLRFAKGQQEKKDGIENVTGVHHTTPLREDATRALRNTAGIKQLQGQLHTRHQLEKKQVTLKRPDVSPETRGHSSEEEPWPSKCRHLPLHPADWGSVLCGLNAIQQARLPPWNPEFPLESLESKGLLGPPFTRSEVPFQQTCVNKCSAQTGNLMLTPHMEQSTCKCLSHPHPSLTCAALPSLPLWTQDMHCAGQGPELWSPASFMSQMKAGSEKRGGQPVNGHKGAHSQDSQQNSVEKLLQPNLQPHMLSPENLVGKGSHQTAAEGEKREHSSREEMVLQRKVEVELRHIQQQMQYYYSRKQELKCCQQQAEILQQWLEMSMQAGAQDGVQGVQEELGQLKLRINTLTKAQLAERHHVQTLLARLRDIQLALDL from the exons ATGCTTTTATGATCAGAAGATTCTTCAAAAAACTTTTGGGGAGTGGAGGGAGCAGTGGACAGTTTGTAGAGAAAGGAAGTTCAGCCTCAGAGCAGACAACCATTACAG gcaTTTGCTCCTTAAATTGATATTCAAGGCTTGGAGAGCCTATGTAtgccagcagcaaggaaagAGGAGCAAGTATTATATTGCAGAGTCTCATG CAAAGAAGCAAGCTATGCTCAGGacctggcagcactggctggtTTATGTTGGTGTTCAAAGGACAAAACATGGGATGCAGTCTGTGGCACTGGCATTCAGGGAAAGAAGCTATTTGCG CATTTCATGGGCAGTGTGGAGAAGACAACACTACCAGAAATGCTCTGGacataaaatgaatattttggCTCTGCAGCATTGGGCCCAGGGCCTGCAATTTCGA GCTTGGTTGCAGTGGCAAGAGCTGTATTTATATACCCAGAGTGACAAGCAGAAGGACACCAGGGCAGTAACTCACCATCAGCACTGGGAATTGAGGAGATGCATGGGAGCATGGCTGGGATACCTGGACCTCAACAGAGTAAAGAAACGTCAGAATG AGCTGGCCCAAGAGTTTTGCCGAAGCAGGACGCTCCGGAGGTGCTTCTCTGATTGGCAGCAGTTGTGGGAGTGCAGGAGAAGAATGCATGCTCACCAAAGGGACCTGGAAAAACAAGCAGCAAGGATTGCCTTATGGAGAGTCTTTGCACACTGGAAGCATT ATGTTGTGCTGTGTGTGGAAGAGGCTCAGCAATGtgagctggctgaaaagcacTACAAGTGTCACCTGTTG GAACTTGGCTTTAAGGGTCTTCAGCAGAATGTCCTGGACACTCATCTTCAGCAAATGAGAACAAATCTGTCGTCCCGTCAGCATCAAGTTACA gtgCTGCAGAAGTACTGGAACCATTGGAAGTCCCGtttggaagagaaggaggaagaacagcagcaggCCTTAACATCAGTGGCTCATGCCCGTTATAG GAGGGTGTTGATGAGACAGGTGTTTGACACATGGCTGCTGAAGGCCTGCAAGCTGCAAGAATATCGAATGAGAGAGAAGAGG GCTGTCCTTCATTTCGAAAGGCAGCTCTTGCACTgtttctggtgctgctggtgtaGGAGAACAACTGCACGtttggaggagcaggagggctTGGTTCGTGCAAGAGATCACTACAGTAACCAGCTGCTGCTAAAGGCCTTCAGTTTGTGGAAGCAAAAGACTCAGGCGAGAGAAACAga GAGGCTCAAGGAGACAGAAGCTTTAAAATTTCACTGTTCAAAGTGTCTGCAGCAGACTTGGAACAAGTGGAGAGAG TATGTGGGACATCAGCGTGAGAAATGGAGGAAGTTGGTGCAAGCAGACCTGCACTATCAACACACATTACTGGGCAAGACTTTGGCGTCTTGGAAG atttacCAAGAAAACGTACAGTGTATTCTATATCAAGTAACTGAGAAGGAGAAACAGCACACTCGACTGCTGCTGCG ACAGGTGCTGTGTACCTGGAGAGAAAATGCCCTTGCTCTTATACATGAATCTAAGGCAGATGAGCACTACAGGAGAGCAATCCTGTCAAAG gtgctgctgcagtggagaGACACTGCCTGGCTAGGAGCGTGTCACCGCCATCTGAAGGTGACAGCTGTGGTGGAGGCCAGAAAACATTTGGATATAG TGTATTTACAGACCCTGTTTCTTCACTGGAAGGAATTAACAAGGGAGTCTCTGATGCTGAAGGCTCAGCACCATagggcagcacagcaccaccagcagcacttGCTCCAGAAGTACCtggtgaaatggaaaaattatcATCAGAAATGCCTTGGGAAAAAG ctgctgcagagaaggggAGATGAACTAATGACTCATAGACTTggctctgcttccttctcttcctggaAAGCTCGG CTGTTGCAGCAGcaatgggaaaagcagaagacagTGCAAGCACTGTGGCACTGGTCCCTTTCAGTGCAGAGGAAG GCATTTGATGCTTGGCTCAGGTTTGCAaaagggcagcaggagaagaaagatgGCATTGAAAATGTCACAGGAGTTCACCACACAACTCCTTTGAGAGAAGATGCAACCCGTGCCTTGAGAAACACTGCTGGCATCAAACAGCTTCAGGGTCAGCTCCACACCCGGCACCAGCTGGAG AAGAAGCAAGTGACATTGAAAAGGCCTGATGTTAGTCCTGAGACAAGAGGACATTCATCAGAGGAAGAGCCATGGCCTTCAAAATGCAGACATCTACCACTTCACCCTGCTGATTGGGGCTCAGTTCTCTGTGGCCT AAATGCTATTCAACAAGCCAGGTTACCACCATGGAACCCTGAGTTTCCTCTGGAGTCTCTAGAAAGCAAGGGACTGCTGGGACCTCCTTTTACTAG GTCAGAGGTACCCTTTCAACAAACATGTGTGAATAAATGTTCTGCACAGACTGGGAACTTAATGCTGACACCTCACATGGAACAAAGTACCTGTAAATGTCTATCTCATCCCCATCCCTCTCTCACTTGTGctgctctcccctctctccccctgtGGACACAGGACATGcactgtgctgggcaggggccAGAGCTATGGTCTCCTGCATCTTTCATGTCCCAGATGAAAGCTGGCTCAGAAAAG AGAGGAGGTCAGCCTGTGAATGGTCACAAAGGAGCCCATTCCCAAGACTCTCAACAGAATTCTGTGGAGAAGTTGTTGCAACCAAATTTGCAGCCACATATGCTGTCACCTGAAAACTTGGTGGGAAAAGGGAGTCACCAGACTGCAG ctgagggggaaaagagggagCACAGTTCCAGAGAAGAAATGGTGTTGCAGAGAAAGGTGGAAGTTGAACTCCGACATATCCAGCAGCAGATGCAGTACTACTACAGCAGGAAGCAAGAACTCAA GTGCTGTCAACAGCAGGCAGAGAttctgcagcagtggctggaaaTGAGCATGCAGGCAGGAGCCCAAGATGGTGTGCAAGGAGTTCAGGAAGAATTGGGTCAG TTAAAGCTGAGGATCAATACTCTCACCAAAGCACAGCTAGCTGAGAGACATCATGTGCAGACCCTGCTTGCCCGCCTGCGAGATATCCAGCTTGCCCTGGATCTGTAA
- the SFI1 gene encoding protein SFI1 homolog isoform X1 produces the protein MAVGSCCRRVSLPPAARGTGVSPCERCDGVNRQHCRAERAFVLQAWNYSEMENFRSRYLARKFFCLWEKKTFAQVLPSKARCFYDQKILQKTFGEWREQWTVCRERKFSLRADNHYRHLLLKLIFKAWRAYVCQQQGKRSKYYIAESHAKKQAMLRTWQHWLVYVGVQRTKHGMQSVALAFRERSYLRISWAVWRRQHYQKCSGHKMNILALQHWAQGLQFRAWLQWQELYLYTQSDKQKDTRAVTHHQHWELRRCMGAWLGYLDLNRVKKRQNELAQEFCRSRTLRRCFSDWQQLWECRRRMHAHQRDLEKQAARIALWRVFAHWKHYVVLCVEEAQQCELAEKHYKCHLLELGFKGLQQNVLDTHLQQMRTNLSSRQHQVTVLQKYWNHWKSRLEEKEEEQQQALTSVAHARYRRVLMRQVFDTWLLKACKLQEYRMREKRAVLHFERQLLHCFWCCWCRRTTARLEEQEGLVRARDHYSNQLLLKAFSLWKQKTQARETERLKETEALKFHCSKCLQQTWNKWREYVGHQREKWRKLVQADLHYQHTLLGKTLASWKIYQENVQCILYQVTEKEKQHTRLLLRQVLCTWRENALALIHESKADEHYRRAILSKVLLQWRDTAWLGACHRHLKVTAVVEARKHLDIVYLQTLFLHWKELTRESLMLKAQHHRAAQHHQQHLLQKYLVKWKNYHQKCLGKKLLQRRGDELMTHRLGSASFSSWKARLLQQQWEKQKTVQALWHWSLSVQRKAFDAWLRFAKGQQEKKDGIENVTGVHHTTPLREDATRALRNTAGIKQLQGQLHTRHQLEKKQVTLKRPDVSPETRGHSSEEEPWPSKCRHLPLHPADWGSVLCGLNAIQQARLPPWNPEFPLESLESKGLLGPPFTRSEVPFQQTCVNKCSAQTGNLMLTPHMEQSTCKCLSHPHPSLTCAALPSLPLWTQDMHCAGQGPELWSPASFMSQMKAGSEKRGGQPVNGHKGAHSQDSQQNSVEKLLQPNLQPHMLSPENLVGKGSHQTAAEGEKREHSSREEMVLQRKVEVELRHIQQQMQYYYSRKQELKCCQQQAEILQQWLEMSMQAGAQDGVQGVQEELGQLKLRINTLTKAQLAERHHVQTLLARLRDIQLALDL, from the exons ATGCTTTTATGATCAGAAGATTCTTCAAAAAACTTTTGGGGAGTGGAGGGAGCAGTGGACAGTTTGTAGAGAAAGGAAGTTCAGCCTCAGAGCAGACAACCATTACAG gcaTTTGCTCCTTAAATTGATATTCAAGGCTTGGAGAGCCTATGTAtgccagcagcaaggaaagAGGAGCAAGTATTATATTGCAGAGTCTCATG CAAAGAAGCAAGCTATGCTCAGGacctggcagcactggctggtTTATGTTGGTGTTCAAAGGACAAAACATGGGATGCAGTCTGTGGCACTGGCATTCAGGGAAAGAAGCTATTTGCG CATTTCATGGGCAGTGTGGAGAAGACAACACTACCAGAAATGCTCTGGacataaaatgaatattttggCTCTGCAGCATTGGGCCCAGGGCCTGCAATTTCGA GCTTGGTTGCAGTGGCAAGAGCTGTATTTATATACCCAGAGTGACAAGCAGAAGGACACCAGGGCAGTAACTCACCATCAGCACTGGGAATTGAGGAGATGCATGGGAGCATGGCTGGGATACCTGGACCTCAACAGAGTAAAGAAACGTCAGAATG AGCTGGCCCAAGAGTTTTGCCGAAGCAGGACGCTCCGGAGGTGCTTCTCTGATTGGCAGCAGTTGTGGGAGTGCAGGAGAAGAATGCATGCTCACCAAAGGGACCTGGAAAAACAAGCAGCAAGGATTGCCTTATGGAGAGTCTTTGCACACTGGAAGCATT ATGTTGTGCTGTGTGTGGAAGAGGCTCAGCAATGtgagctggctgaaaagcacTACAAGTGTCACCTGTTG GAACTTGGCTTTAAGGGTCTTCAGCAGAATGTCCTGGACACTCATCTTCAGCAAATGAGAACAAATCTGTCGTCCCGTCAGCATCAAGTTACA gtgCTGCAGAAGTACTGGAACCATTGGAAGTCCCGtttggaagagaaggaggaagaacagcagcaggCCTTAACATCAGTGGCTCATGCCCGTTATAG GAGGGTGTTGATGAGACAGGTGTTTGACACATGGCTGCTGAAGGCCTGCAAGCTGCAAGAATATCGAATGAGAGAGAAGAGG GCTGTCCTTCATTTCGAAAGGCAGCTCTTGCACTgtttctggtgctgctggtgtaGGAGAACAACTGCACGtttggaggagcaggagggctTGGTTCGTGCAAGAGATCACTACAGTAACCAGCTGCTGCTAAAGGCCTTCAGTTTGTGGAAGCAAAAGACTCAGGCGAGAGAAACAga GAGGCTCAAGGAGACAGAAGCTTTAAAATTTCACTGTTCAAAGTGTCTGCAGCAGACTTGGAACAAGTGGAGAGAG TATGTGGGACATCAGCGTGAGAAATGGAGGAAGTTGGTGCAAGCAGACCTGCACTATCAACACACATTACTGGGCAAGACTTTGGCGTCTTGGAAG atttacCAAGAAAACGTACAGTGTATTCTATATCAAGTAACTGAGAAGGAGAAACAGCACACTCGACTGCTGCTGCG ACAGGTGCTGTGTACCTGGAGAGAAAATGCCCTTGCTCTTATACATGAATCTAAGGCAGATGAGCACTACAGGAGAGCAATCCTGTCAAAG gtgctgctgcagtggagaGACACTGCCTGGCTAGGAGCGTGTCACCGCCATCTGAAGGTGACAGCTGTGGTGGAGGCCAGAAAACATTTGGATATAG TGTATTTACAGACCCTGTTTCTTCACTGGAAGGAATTAACAAGGGAGTCTCTGATGCTGAAGGCTCAGCACCATagggcagcacagcaccaccagcagcacttGCTCCAGAAGTACCtggtgaaatggaaaaattatcATCAGAAATGCCTTGGGAAAAAG ctgctgcagagaaggggAGATGAACTAATGACTCATAGACTTggctctgcttccttctcttcctggaAAGCTCGG CTGTTGCAGCAGcaatgggaaaagcagaagacagTGCAAGCACTGTGGCACTGGTCCCTTTCAGTGCAGAGGAAG GCATTTGATGCTTGGCTCAGGTTTGCAaaagggcagcaggagaagaaagatgGCATTGAAAATGTCACAGGAGTTCACCACACAACTCCTTTGAGAGAAGATGCAACCCGTGCCTTGAGAAACACTGCTGGCATCAAACAGCTTCAGGGTCAGCTCCACACCCGGCACCAGCTGGAG AAGAAGCAAGTGACATTGAAAAGGCCTGATGTTAGTCCTGAGACAAGAGGACATTCATCAGAGGAAGAGCCATGGCCTTCAAAATGCAGACATCTACCACTTCACCCTGCTGATTGGGGCTCAGTTCTCTGTGGCCT AAATGCTATTCAACAAGCCAGGTTACCACCATGGAACCCTGAGTTTCCTCTGGAGTCTCTAGAAAGCAAGGGACTGCTGGGACCTCCTTTTACTAG GTCAGAGGTACCCTTTCAACAAACATGTGTGAATAAATGTTCTGCACAGACTGGGAACTTAATGCTGACACCTCACATGGAACAAAGTACCTGTAAATGTCTATCTCATCCCCATCCCTCTCTCACTTGTGctgctctcccctctctccccctgtGGACACAGGACATGcactgtgctgggcaggggccAGAGCTATGGTCTCCTGCATCTTTCATGTCCCAGATGAAAGCTGGCTCAGAAAAG AGAGGAGGTCAGCCTGTGAATGGTCACAAAGGAGCCCATTCCCAAGACTCTCAACAGAATTCTGTGGAGAAGTTGTTGCAACCAAATTTGCAGCCACATATGCTGTCACCTGAAAACTTGGTGGGAAAAGGGAGTCACCAGACTGCAG ctgagggggaaaagagggagCACAGTTCCAGAGAAGAAATGGTGTTGCAGAGAAAGGTGGAAGTTGAACTCCGACATATCCAGCAGCAGATGCAGTACTACTACAGCAGGAAGCAAGAACTCAA GTGCTGTCAACAGCAGGCAGAGAttctgcagcagtggctggaaaTGAGCATGCAGGCAGGAGCCCAAGATGGTGTGCAAGGAGTTCAGGAAGAATTGGGTCAG TTAAAGCTGAGGATCAATACTCTCACCAAAGCACAGCTAGCTGAGAGACATCATGTGCAGACCCTGCTTGCCCGCCTGCGAGATATCCAGCTTGCCCTGGATCTGTAA
- the SFI1 gene encoding protein SFI1 homolog isoform X3, with protein sequence MENFRSRYLARKFFCLWEKKTFAQVLPSKARCFYDQKILQKTFGEWREQWTVCRERKFSLRADNHYRHLLLKLIFKAWRAYVCQQQGKRSKYYIAESHAKKQAMLRTWQHWLVYVGVQRTKHGMQSVALAFRERSYLRISWAVWRRQHYQKCSGHKMNILALQHWAQGLQFRAWLQWQELYLYTQSDKQKDTRAVTHHQHWELRRCMGAWLGYLDLNRVKKRQNELAQEFCRSRTLRRCFSDWQQLWECRRRMHAHQRDLEKQAARIALWRVFAHWKHYVVLCVEEAQQCELAEKHYKCHLLELGFKGLQQNVLDTHLQQMRTNLSSRQHQVTVLQKYWNHWKSRLEEKEEEQQQALTSVAHARYRRVLMRQVFDTWLLKACKLQEYRMREKRAVLHFERQLLHCFWCCWCRRTTARLEEQEGLVRARDHYSNQLLLKAFSLWKQKTQARETERLKETEALKFHCSKCLQQTWNKWREYVGHQREKWRKLVQADLHYQHTLLGKTLASWKIYQENVQCILYQVTEKEKQHTRLLLRQVLCTWRENALALIHESKADEHYRRAILSKVLLQWRDTAWLGACHRHLKVTAVVEARKHLDIVYLQTLFLHWKELTRESLMLKAQHHRAAQHHQQHLLQKYLVKWKNYHQKCLGKKLLQRRGDELMTHRLGSASFSSWKARLLQQQWEKQKTVQALWHWSLSVQRKAFDAWLRFAKGQQEKKDGIENVTGVHHTTPLREDATRALRNTAGIKQLQGQLHTRHQLEKKQVTLKRPDVSPETRGHSSEEEPWPSKCRHLPLHPADWGSVLCGLNAIQQARLPPWNPEFPLESLESKGLLGPPFTRSEVPFQQTCVNKCSAQTGNLMLTPHMEQSTCKCLSHPHPSLTCAALPSLPLWTQDMHCAGQGPELWSPASFMSQMKAGSEKRGGQPVNGHKGAHSQDSQQNSVEKLLQPNLQPHMLSPENLVGKGSHQTAAEGEKREHSSREEMVLQRKVEVELRHIQQQMQYYYSRKQELKCCQQQAEILQQWLEMSMQAGAQDGVQGVQEELGQLKLRINTLTKAQLAERHHVQTLLARLRDIQLALDL encoded by the exons ATGCTTTTATGATCAGAAGATTCTTCAAAAAACTTTTGGGGAGTGGAGGGAGCAGTGGACAGTTTGTAGAGAAAGGAAGTTCAGCCTCAGAGCAGACAACCATTACAG gcaTTTGCTCCTTAAATTGATATTCAAGGCTTGGAGAGCCTATGTAtgccagcagcaaggaaagAGGAGCAAGTATTATATTGCAGAGTCTCATG CAAAGAAGCAAGCTATGCTCAGGacctggcagcactggctggtTTATGTTGGTGTTCAAAGGACAAAACATGGGATGCAGTCTGTGGCACTGGCATTCAGGGAAAGAAGCTATTTGCG CATTTCATGGGCAGTGTGGAGAAGACAACACTACCAGAAATGCTCTGGacataaaatgaatattttggCTCTGCAGCATTGGGCCCAGGGCCTGCAATTTCGA GCTTGGTTGCAGTGGCAAGAGCTGTATTTATATACCCAGAGTGACAAGCAGAAGGACACCAGGGCAGTAACTCACCATCAGCACTGGGAATTGAGGAGATGCATGGGAGCATGGCTGGGATACCTGGACCTCAACAGAGTAAAGAAACGTCAGAATG AGCTGGCCCAAGAGTTTTGCCGAAGCAGGACGCTCCGGAGGTGCTTCTCTGATTGGCAGCAGTTGTGGGAGTGCAGGAGAAGAATGCATGCTCACCAAAGGGACCTGGAAAAACAAGCAGCAAGGATTGCCTTATGGAGAGTCTTTGCACACTGGAAGCATT ATGTTGTGCTGTGTGTGGAAGAGGCTCAGCAATGtgagctggctgaaaagcacTACAAGTGTCACCTGTTG GAACTTGGCTTTAAGGGTCTTCAGCAGAATGTCCTGGACACTCATCTTCAGCAAATGAGAACAAATCTGTCGTCCCGTCAGCATCAAGTTACA gtgCTGCAGAAGTACTGGAACCATTGGAAGTCCCGtttggaagagaaggaggaagaacagcagcaggCCTTAACATCAGTGGCTCATGCCCGTTATAG GAGGGTGTTGATGAGACAGGTGTTTGACACATGGCTGCTGAAGGCCTGCAAGCTGCAAGAATATCGAATGAGAGAGAAGAGG GCTGTCCTTCATTTCGAAAGGCAGCTCTTGCACTgtttctggtgctgctggtgtaGGAGAACAACTGCACGtttggaggagcaggagggctTGGTTCGTGCAAGAGATCACTACAGTAACCAGCTGCTGCTAAAGGCCTTCAGTTTGTGGAAGCAAAAGACTCAGGCGAGAGAAACAga GAGGCTCAAGGAGACAGAAGCTTTAAAATTTCACTGTTCAAAGTGTCTGCAGCAGACTTGGAACAAGTGGAGAGAG TATGTGGGACATCAGCGTGAGAAATGGAGGAAGTTGGTGCAAGCAGACCTGCACTATCAACACACATTACTGGGCAAGACTTTGGCGTCTTGGAAG atttacCAAGAAAACGTACAGTGTATTCTATATCAAGTAACTGAGAAGGAGAAACAGCACACTCGACTGCTGCTGCG ACAGGTGCTGTGTACCTGGAGAGAAAATGCCCTTGCTCTTATACATGAATCTAAGGCAGATGAGCACTACAGGAGAGCAATCCTGTCAAAG gtgctgctgcagtggagaGACACTGCCTGGCTAGGAGCGTGTCACCGCCATCTGAAGGTGACAGCTGTGGTGGAGGCCAGAAAACATTTGGATATAG TGTATTTACAGACCCTGTTTCTTCACTGGAAGGAATTAACAAGGGAGTCTCTGATGCTGAAGGCTCAGCACCATagggcagcacagcaccaccagcagcacttGCTCCAGAAGTACCtggtgaaatggaaaaattatcATCAGAAATGCCTTGGGAAAAAG ctgctgcagagaaggggAGATGAACTAATGACTCATAGACTTggctctgcttccttctcttcctggaAAGCTCGG CTGTTGCAGCAGcaatgggaaaagcagaagacagTGCAAGCACTGTGGCACTGGTCCCTTTCAGTGCAGAGGAAG GCATTTGATGCTTGGCTCAGGTTTGCAaaagggcagcaggagaagaaagatgGCATTGAAAATGTCACAGGAGTTCACCACACAACTCCTTTGAGAGAAGATGCAACCCGTGCCTTGAGAAACACTGCTGGCATCAAACAGCTTCAGGGTCAGCTCCACACCCGGCACCAGCTGGAG AAGAAGCAAGTGACATTGAAAAGGCCTGATGTTAGTCCTGAGACAAGAGGACATTCATCAGAGGAAGAGCCATGGCCTTCAAAATGCAGACATCTACCACTTCACCCTGCTGATTGGGGCTCAGTTCTCTGTGGCCT AAATGCTATTCAACAAGCCAGGTTACCACCATGGAACCCTGAGTTTCCTCTGGAGTCTCTAGAAAGCAAGGGACTGCTGGGACCTCCTTTTACTAG GTCAGAGGTACCCTTTCAACAAACATGTGTGAATAAATGTTCTGCACAGACTGGGAACTTAATGCTGACACCTCACATGGAACAAAGTACCTGTAAATGTCTATCTCATCCCCATCCCTCTCTCACTTGTGctgctctcccctctctccccctgtGGACACAGGACATGcactgtgctgggcaggggccAGAGCTATGGTCTCCTGCATCTTTCATGTCCCAGATGAAAGCTGGCTCAGAAAAG AGAGGAGGTCAGCCTGTGAATGGTCACAAAGGAGCCCATTCCCAAGACTCTCAACAGAATTCTGTGGAGAAGTTGTTGCAACCAAATTTGCAGCCACATATGCTGTCACCTGAAAACTTGGTGGGAAAAGGGAGTCACCAGACTGCAG ctgagggggaaaagagggagCACAGTTCCAGAGAAGAAATGGTGTTGCAGAGAAAGGTGGAAGTTGAACTCCGACATATCCAGCAGCAGATGCAGTACTACTACAGCAGGAAGCAAGAACTCAA GTGCTGTCAACAGCAGGCAGAGAttctgcagcagtggctggaaaTGAGCATGCAGGCAGGAGCCCAAGATGGTGTGCAAGGAGTTCAGGAAGAATTGGGTCAG TTAAAGCTGAGGATCAATACTCTCACCAAAGCACAGCTAGCTGAGAGACATCATGTGCAGACCCTGCTTGCCCGCCTGCGAGATATCCAGCTTGCCCTGGATCTGTAA